A region of Pseudopipra pipra isolate bDixPip1 chromosome 10, bDixPip1.hap1, whole genome shotgun sequence DNA encodes the following proteins:
- the AGFG1 gene encoding arf-GAP domain and FG repeat-containing protein 1 isoform X11, whose protein sequence is MTTFTQQEIEFLQKHGNEVCKQIWLGLFDDRSSAIPDFRDPQKVKEFLQEKYEKKRWYVPPEQAKVVASVHASISGSSASSTSSTPEVKPLKSLLGEAAPALHLNKGTPSQSPVVVRSQGQQQQEKKQFDLLSDLGSDIFAAAPPQSTATANFANFAHFNSHTAQNSANAGFANFDAFGQSSGSSNFGGFPTASQSPFQPQNTAFRTLSSSCSFGEFTSAFPLQAVHSGSAGSVNANFAHFDNFPKSSSADFGAFNASQSNATATAASKAAVNKLNLQSADKYAALANLDNIFSAGQGGSEQGSGFSTVVSASAGPTLSAPNQSSASSDKYAALAELDSVFSSTATSSNAYTSTSNVSSNAFGTVPVAATAQTQPASSSVPAPFGATPSTNPFVAAPVAPVAPSTNPFQTNSRGATGLSGAMHSHIFPQAHFAATFGTASMSMPAGFGTPASYSLPTSYSGNFQQPTFPTQAAFPQQTTFAQQPNGAGFAAFGQAKPVVTPFGQVAAVGVSSNPFMAGAPTGQFPTGSSSTNPFL, encoded by the exons gtGTGCAAACAGATTTGGCTAGGCCTATTTGATGATAGGTCATCAGCAATTCCAGACTTCAGGGATCCACAGAAAGTAAAGGAATTTctacaggaaaaatatgaaaagaaaagatG GTATGTTCCTCCAGAGCAAGCCAAGGTGGTGGCGTCAGTCCACGCGTCCATCTCGGGGTCTTCTGCCAGTAGTACAAGCAGCACACCTGAGGTGAAGCCACTCAAATCTCTCTTGGGAGAAGCTGCACCCGCACTGCACTTAAACAAGGGCACACCCAGCCAG TCTCCTGTTGTAGTTCGATCTCAAGGACAGCAgcaacaagaaaagaaacaatttgaCCTCCTCAGTGACCTTGGCTCAGATatctttgctgctgctcctcctcagtCAACTGCTACAGCAAATTTTGCTAATTTTGCACACTTCAACAGTCACACAG CGCAGAACTCTGCAAATGCAGGTTTTGCAAACTTTGATGCATTTGGACAGTCTAGTGGCTCGAGTAATTTTGGAGGTTTCCCCACAGCAAGTCAGTCTCCTTTTCAGCCCCAAAATACAG CGTTCAGAACGCTTTCATCTAGCTGCAGTTTTGGTGAATTTACTTCAGcttttcctctccaggctgTACACA GTGGAAGTGCTGGATCAGTGAATGCTAACTTTGCTCACTTTGATAACTTCCCCAAATCCTCCAGTGCCGATTTTGGAGCCTTCAATGCTTCTCAGAGCAACGCCACAGCAACTGCAGCCAGTAAAGCTGCAGTGAATAAGCTGAACCTCCAGTCAGCTGACAAATACGCAGCTCTTGCTAATTTAGATAATATCTTCAGTGCAGGGCAAG GTGGGAGTGAGCAAGGAAGTGGTTTCAGCACAGTGGTGTCGGCGTCAGCAGGTCCCACATTGTCAGCCCCAAATCAGTCAAGTGCATCTTCAGACAAGTACGcggccctggcagagctggacaGTGTGTTCAGCTCCACAGCCACCTCCAGTAACGCCTACACTTCCACCAGTAACGTCAGCAG CAATGCTTTTGGAACAGTACCTGTGGCTGCTACTGCACAGACACAGCCTGCATCTTCGAGTGTGCCTGCTCCATTTGGAG CAACACCTTCCACAAATCCATTTGTAGCTGCCCCTGTTGCCCCAGTGGCACCTTCAACAAATCCATTCCAGACCAATAGCCGAGGAGCAACAG GCCTCTCGGGAGCAATGCACTCTCACATATTTCCTCAGGCTCATTTTG CAGCAACATTTGGTACTGCATCCATGAGCATGCCTGCAGGATTTGGAACTCCTGCTTCCTACAGTCTTCCTACTAGTTATAGTGGCAACTTCCAGCAGCCCACGTTCCCAACCCAGGCAGCTTTCCCTCAACAGACTACTTTTGCTCAGCAGCCAAATG GAGcaggttttgctgcatttgGGCAAGCAAAGCCTGTAGTAACTCCTTTTGGACAAGTTGCAGCTGTTGGAGTATCTAGTAACCCTTTTATG GCTGGTGCACCAACAGGACAATTTCCAACAGGAAGCTCATCAACCAATCCTTTCTTATAG